The genomic stretch cgagaaatacatctcgcggacccgcactactcaacctcgtcctatcttatgtttttactcgagactcgggtaaaaagtctttcccacaaggtttgcaatcagagtaaccaagtaccaaaccataatcgaaccaatacaacagattcatatcaatatgacaatagagatagtaaaaacaataaagaaaagccacataggtaaacaaacaaaggcacacaaacgacctaactaggcttgactcacttagggatgaatactccccagcagagtcgccatctgtcgcacctcgaaaaaaatggggatacgacttcaaagcgaagcgcgatcgcacgctcgcaatgatggactgaacagagtcgccaccgaactttatttattcctaaaaaggaaaggggaaatatcgataaaacccaagacaaaagaaaggataagatatggtcatcgcaaccaatatcagggtccgggagtcgattacgcaaggggaaggtattagcacccctcacgtccgttgtactcaacgggaaccattaggtcagttgtgtgcattaatgttagtttgaaatgttaggcttttcgaattattaggtgggaaagaaagaatagataaagaagaaatgtttttggagtttttacgaaggactaaacctaagttttttattagtgggcctgacaagatttacaaatcctgctcctacgtatctcaatagagaagtcaaggcttacgtagttctgggtagaaaaatgtttgtttgttggtcgattttagcgaaggctatactgtattaatcgacgaaaacattgttttacccaaaacagatgaggagtggacgcataccacacatcgaacggatttataaatctacattcggaaaagcgtcatttatctctactcaacaatcgtggccgaaacattgttttgtatcacttaagacaatatatctttcatttatgaaaaaggttctttgattagtcgcacggcggcgagaaaagaatttgattggttggatgtattttgagtgatggcgagaacttggatgagcgagatatacatctcgaatcctagcctcaggagtgcatggtatacaccatgttccatttccatctttattgaaaaagtattaaggtaggaattaggtattttgaagtttgaaagacgagtacttgtgacctacaagctcttacggcttgggtctaatactcgggactacgtctggacattccacccaggcagtctgtttctttccaatatttgttaagaaaatgattcgaatatttatgaaggttttggagggaagacgaatatttatggcttgcaagctcttacagcttgagcctaatattcgggattacgactggatattccctccaggtaatctttttcttccaactttattaagaagatggtttgagatatttacaggtgttttggagagaagacgaatatttatgacttgcaagctcttacagcttgagcctaatattcgggattacgactggacattccatccaggtaatctttttcttcacattttattaagaaaatgattttgaatattggagtgttaaagagaagacgaatatttttggcttgcaagctcttacagcttgagcctaatattcgggattacgactggacattccatccaggtaatctttttcttcaagCTTTTAGAAAAGGGGTTTGAATATTGtgtttgatttgtgaaatgatcttgAAATGATTCACATTTATTTTCGGAACGTATTTTGAAATTGAGGAAAgttgaaattgattttgaaatcaaaTGAAATTTGAGTACGATTATTTACACGTGTAAAAGTATGGATATGGGTATTAATAACATAACTAAACTAATTAACACACCAAAGTCGACTAATCGAATAAAATAATATCGGAAATTCAACCATTAATTAAATCTAAAAGGTAAACATTTAAAGATATAAACAACTAAATATTGATTaaattaaattgataaaaatttcaaataaaataaatagtagaagttatatacaaaatttaaataaaatagtaagtaTAACAACAAAATATAAGCATGAAGATCTGCTATCTCcaagtattgaacccaccccactaAAGGCAATGAAAGTAatctctctccactaggccattcATAATTATTTACTATTACAATAACAACTGAAATACATGAACCAGAACAGATTGGAATAAAAAAGAAACTAAAATAAAGTAGTCTGTTGAACTACCAATTAAAAGCAGAGAAAATCCCGAGACAAAtaacccagccgcctggctgttgggttcaTGGACTAACAACTAATAAATTACTAGGGAATAAAAAAAGACAAAGCATTAATACACACTATTAAATAAAACATAGGAAGATTAAACGAAATAGCTAAACGTTTGTTTTGTcaataaataaaaagaaataaatgaTTAAAAAAATGGTGAGAGGCGCTGTAACAGAACCTCTTCATCGTCCCAAACCCACTCAATCTCTCGTCACTCTCACTTCTCTCCCTCAATCGCTTTCAACCTCGCTCAAAAACCCTCTCAATCGCGTCTCTCTCGTCTCTCTCACGCTATCAAACTTGAAGACGAAAATGGAAACAGAGATAAAGGAAAACAAACTGGGCTCACCTTTGGCGATATCTCAACGGTTCAAGTAACGGTTCCCCTTCTCTCTTCGCCTCTGATTGATTAGGGTTTTTgctttttgaaaatttgatttagGGTTTCTTTTCAATTTTCGCCGTTAGCTCCCTTAATTTTTCGTCCCCCTTCTACTGATCTCTACTTTTCTATTTATTCTTGCACATTAGGGTTTCGAAAGATGCTCAAAGGTCCAATGGAGAAAGTTCCAGGATGGCTTTTGAATGCTCAGAATTGGAGTTTAGCCTGTTTGATGATGGATTTCGAAAAGGTAGCCTTACCGTAACCTTTCTCCTTGATTCTTGTCTTAATcctattttgggaaatttcttgaGTTTTACTGCTTGACAGTTACTTTGCTTTACTGTAGTGAACATTCGTCTGGGCTTCAACTCTGGAATACCTCAAGGTTGGTGTTTCAATTTTGCATTTTTGATTCAAATAAGCAGCTTCTTGTGGTTAACAGGTGTATTGGCAGTTATGGGATTGGGATTGTATTAATTTCATGACTGTGTTGTTGAAGCTTGCAGGAGAATTACAAAGCAAAGTAGTGACGACTGCATCATATCGTCGAGCAGTAACTGCAACGGCACCAACATACACGTCAAGAACAGGACCAACGCCAACATCAGAATGTCCTTTCATAAGGGTGGTGTGCAATTGCTCGAATTGTAACCGTTGTTCCCCGTCTTCAAGAATAGCGACACGGTTAGAGATAACCTTAAATGACTAAGAGCCATGAGGTCGAGTAAGTAAGCTTATTGGCATTCTCAGAGTTTGCTTTCGGTTTCTTCTTCCCCGAATCAAAATGCTGAATGTTTTCTCATCATCCATGTTCATTAGAGCCAACATTTTGGCTCGTTCCCAGCACTGTCGGTTCCAGGAAAATTTGGATTACCATTTTCTTTTATGCTTTCTGAACCAACTCTCACCGGTTCATCTTCACTCATCTCCAAACCTGTGGCTCGGAAATGATATCAGGGATTGATTCAACAATAGGTACTGGACGAGGAAATTCCACAGGATGACAGCCGGTTCAAACAGCGGCAGGACCACACTTAGATATGACAGGGTTCAAATTACACTGCCATGTAAAATGATTGGCATGAAAGGCACTGCTGGTTTGCTTTTTATGAGGTTTTGAATCTTTAGTTTAAGCTTTTCTTCCATTGGCTTCAGGTGGGATCAATGCCGAAATCATACCGATGGGCTACTTTGGTTCCAGTTGTAAAAAAAAAGAGTGCTAGGTTGACCGTCTTACTGCTTCTCCCAAAATGTTGACAGACGAATGTACCGGTGATAGAACCTGATCTTGAACTTCCTTTTTTGGGTTTGCTGATACGGTAATAATTTTTATTCAAAATTTTTTATAGCTTCCCTCTGCTCGGAGGTTTAAACACATCTTATTTCTTCTTGTTTAGGTTACTGATTCTTGGAGCTTTCAAGATTATGAAGGAAAATTGTGTTGTGTCTGCTGTTTGAACTCCTGAGGTTGACTGCTTGCGCTCATCAACCAACGGAAAACCATGTTGCTGCCGGCCTGCTTGAAAAGTGACTTTAAGTCTGGTTATTAGGTTCAGGCTTAGGTGCAGCCAATGGACTTGAGgcatcatcttcttcctcgcaGAGCTGCAAAAGCCGACAGATATCGGTGGAAAATGACCCAAGACTTCCACCTTGCTGCAAAGAAGAAGCAGGAGAAGGCTCATTGAGCTCGGCCTTCCACTCACGAAGCATCTGATGCACTTGTTCCTCAAGAACTGCAGCATCAATAGTACGGCTCTCCTTCCCAACAAACTGCAAATCCATGAATGTCAGCTGCAGGTCATCAACACGGTTCCGTGCCTTGTCCTTAAAAAGCCGGTGTGATGCAGATTATTGTGTTTAACACGACGAATGTAATGTGGCTCAGTGGAATTAAAAATTTCAAGTAGAGTTTGTAGTAGAATTTCCATTAAAGTGTTTTATCAAATCCAATTCTTTTATTGGAATCATGGGTAAAGAATGTTTATTGCCTACCCAACGTTGAATTCACTTTTGTATCAATCCTTAGCACCAAGTTACGGATTTCAAACCGAAACTGCTTGAGAAATAAAACATCATTCCACAATGCCGACATCAAGACTTTGCAGTTGCCACCAATTCTTCAATCAGCTCAAAACATGCAATAATTTTTCTATCTATTTTTGAGTTAATGAGTTTAGTACAATCCTGTAACTACCCTTGTTATAATATACACCTTGGCGTGGGAGTTTCTCAGTCACATCCAAATAAACACGGCTAGCTTTAACAACTTTATGAGTTATTGGAGGAGAACAAACCGTGATGCAGAAATGCCAACGCCCTTGCAGTTCCAAGCGCGATTTTGTGCCGAAATCTCCAAGTTGTGAGTAATCCTTCAGAACCAACATTCTGAATTCCATTACTGTCAGTAGCTTCTTTCTGTGTGTCGGTGTTGCAATCATCAGTGCTTTGAACCCCAAGCGGCAAATCATAGAGAAGATTTTGCAAGTTTCCATTCTCCATGTAATCATATATGGCAATCCTTTGATCACCGGCTAAACAATAACCGGTTAAAGGAACTAGATTAGGGTGCTTGATTTTACCGAGAAACTCAAGCTTTCTTGCGGCTTCTTCATCTGTTACTGTAGAACCAACAACCAAACCTTTGACTGCTACATGGATATTTCCAGGTAGACAGCTTCTATAAACAGGTCCAAACTTTCCTTCAACCGAGAGGGTACCTCTATCGAAATTCGAAATTGCAGATAAGAGGTCTGCAAAGGTCATATTCAACAACGGCTTCTCAAAAATTACTAATGGAATTGATGTTACTTGTTTGACATCAGCAACCCACGTTGTTAAATCAGTTTGGAAGTACAATGGACCGGAGAAATTATGTTCTTCTCTGTATGAACTTGTTTCACTTCCCACATTTTCTGTTTCCTTCTGCAAACGAATGCTCTTTTGAAAAGACCCGGATTCACATCGATTGGATAACTGCTAACCGATCCATAGAAATATGTTTTGAAGAATCTCAGGTTTGACTTCTGAAGCACAGAGGGTTAAGTTTTTTTTTGTAAGAGAAGTTGTAATTCTTCGCCTTCGGGAGATTCTTTAAGACAATTTGAAGTATCGATCCACTCAAATCTCTTTCAATCACATGCACTCATCGTCCATCCTTTCCAAGTGTATAAGCAAAAACagcaaaaaataaaaaaagattcaggaccaaaatcggggtatgacagtgGTCGAAGGGTTTTGATGGAGGATGGTGGCGAGCTCGCGGGCACGGTTTTGATGGCTGAGCTGGGTTGCGAAGGGGTTTCGCCGGTGGGAGTTTGAGCGGAGGCGATGAAGATTGAAGGTTGGGATTTTGAAGGTTTACGGTGTTGTGGGGTTGTGCGGATGTGATGTTTGGAAGCGATGATGGAGGTCGCGTAGTGGGTTCTGGAGTTGAagatgattttgttgttgttgaaggaAAGGAGTGGACGGCGGTGGTAGGTTTGGTGTGCGGTTGTGGTGTAGCGATGGTTTTTGTGAGAGAGGTGAGTGAATCCGAGAGTGAGGTTTTCTGTGTGAGAGTTGAGAGAGTGAATGGAGTGTTGGTCTCGTGAGGATTTTTGTGAGAGAATAGCGAATGCCTCCGAGACGCGTGTGAGATGAAATGGATTTAAGGAGATTTCAGAGAGAGTGGATTGTATGTGACGCAGACCGTTGGGAATGGATTGTGAGTGGAGAGTGAGAGATATGAGAGGGACGCGTGTTGTGGAGAGAGatttccttcttttctttttttctttttgttttttatgtGAAGAGGGAATCCAATGCAAAAATATATATTTCCCATAATTGTTATTCATTCAAATaataaatcataaaaaaactaactaataattaatttaaactaactaatatttaaaaaactctaactaatattttaaaaaaaactaactaatatttaattaaatcacTAATAATTCCTTTAACTAAGTATCAAAaaaaatatttgaccaattaaataaaataaaaatcgAGTACAAATTTGATTCGGAAAAAATTAAACCAatcacactaaaattgtcagcaCAAAACCTATTATTTGAGAAAACACCCTTTCTTCAAATTTTAACGATTCgaccgatttgtctgtattctcaaataaattcattctgactgacatttcaggtattattcatgatgcaaatgtgtgtcatgttatgcatatgatgctaaatgaaaaatgaaaataattcTACGAcaatttaaatatgcccggacaaaattggggtacgacagctgcccctatttaattatcttgaattagaaggtaagaatgacaatgtcatcatacattcgtggtgaaaggtaattaaatacgaaaggatccgaattttgtcctttggaatgcaatggaGAGATGCGGATGGAAAATGCAATGGATTCTAACAGCACCAAGGTAATAGGGTAGAATGCCAAatcaatgccaaccctcgagtcaACATTCAAATCTTGTCCAGGTCATTATTGTTGTAAAGACAAATATGGGACTGGTTTTCTGACATCAAAAGGATGACAGTAGGActtgctatcaccaaaaggatgatatgATCTCACCATGATTTCCAggatcgtcatcaccaaaaggatgatggataaatCGAGCTTCAAAAGTAGTCATCATCAAAAGGATAATGGTTACAGGGGATACCACaaagatcgccatcaccaaaaggatgatggtaagatcaacaactaatctcgctatcaccaaaaggatgaaagcTAGACACACTCCAAAGGTtcccatcaccaaaaggatgatgtccgtcaccaaaaggatgatggttattctgataAAGTTTCCATTAACAGAGAGTGTAATATTaaggctatcaccaaaaggatgatagtcgactcatcaacttcaaagatcaccatcaccaaaaggatgagggtaagattCAACAgcaaaacttgttaccaccaaaaggatgataataagtcaagtaacttcaatgatcaccatcaccaaaaggatgaaggtacaatcacacaacaaacttgttatcgccaaaaggatgataataagttgacaatcaccatcaccaaaaggatgaaggtataattaaaaacacaacttgttatcgccaaaaggacgataataagcACTCAACGCAAttgatcgccatcaccaaaaggatgaagatAAGATTAAAAACAcaacttgttatcgccaaaaggacgataataagtacacacgcaattgatcaccatcaccaaaaggatgaaggtaggatcaagacacagacttgttatcaccaaaaggatgataataagcacacaacgcaattgatcaccatcaccaaaaggatgaaggtaggatcaagacacacttgttatcaccaaaaggatgataataagtcaacaatcaccatcaccaaaaggatgaaggtattgtcaaacgacaaaacttgctaccaccaaaaggatgataataagtacACAACGCAGCTgatcgtcatcaccaaaaggatgaaggtaggatcaagacacagacttgttatcaccaaaaggatgacaataagtcaacaatcaccatcaccgaaaggatgaaggtattgttaaaagacacaacttgttatcaccaaaaggatgataataagtacacacgcaattgatcaccatcaccaaaaggatgaaggtaggatcaagacacagacttgttatcaccaaaaggatgataataagtcaac from Lathyrus oleraceus cultivar Zhongwan6 chromosome 7, CAAS_Psat_ZW6_1.0, whole genome shotgun sequence encodes the following:
- the LOC127107056 gene encoding uncharacterized protein LOC127107056 isoform X3; its protein translation is MIKKMVRGAVTEPLHRPKPTQSLVTLTSLPQSLSTSLKNPLNRVSLVSLTLSNLKTKMETEIKENKLGSPLAISQRFKVSKDAQRSNGESSRMAFECSELEFSLFDDGFRKVNIRLGFNSGIPQACRRITKQSSDDCIISSSSNCNGTNIHVKNRTNANIRMSFHKGGVQLLEL
- the LOC127104551 gene encoding probable LRR receptor-like serine/threonine-protein kinase At2g24230, with protein sequence MTLEQLEANQVSMRTDIDSMQAKMDRLLETMLLLAQKEKDVETNAEARKVAAQFGSPSLSIPGVTDLDGNPNQPRGGPIPIPVPMKETENVGSETSSYREEHNFSGPLYFQTDLTTWVADVKQVTSIPLVIFEKPLLNMTFADLLSAISNFDRGTLSVEGKFGPVYRSCLPGNIHVAVKGLVVGSTVTDEEAARKLEFLGKIKHPNLVPLTGYCLAGDQRIAIYDYMENGNLQNLLYDLPLGVQSTDDCNTDTQKEATDSNGIQNVGSEGLLTTWRFRHKIALGTARALAFLHHGLFSSNNS
- the LOC127107056 gene encoding uncharacterized protein LOC127107056 isoform X1 yields the protein MIKKMVRGAVTEPLHRPKPTQSLVTLTSLPQSLSTSLKNPLNRVSLVSLTLSNLKTKMETEIKENKLGSPLAISQRFKVSKDAQRSNGESSRMAFECSELEFSLFDDGFRKVNIRLGFNSGIPQGELQSKVVTTASYRRAVTATAPTYTSRTGPTPTSECPFIRVVCNCSNCNRCSPSSRIATRLEITLND
- the LOC127107056 gene encoding uncharacterized protein LOC127107056 isoform X2, with the protein product MIKKMVRGAVTEPLHRPKPTQSLVTLTSLPQSLSTSLKNPLNRVSLVSLTLSNLKTKMETEIKENKLGSPLVISQRFKVSKDAQRSNGESSRMAFECSELEFSLFDDGFRKVNIRLGFNSGIPQGELQSKVVTTASYRRAVTATAPTYTSRTGPTPTSECPFIRVVCNCSNCNRCSPSSRIATRLEITLND